Below is a genomic region from bacterium.
CCTCGTCTTCGACGATTCGGGCGTCGTCAACGAGGGCCCGCTCCGCTTTCCCGACGAATGTGTCCGCCACAAGGCGATCGACCTGATCGGGGACCTCGCGCTCCTCGACGCGCCGCTCCAGGCGTTCGTGACCGCGAACAAGGCGGGGCATCGCCTCCACCACAGGCTGGTGCGCGAGATCGAGGCGCGGCGCTAGGCGACGTCGATCGGGCTTGGCCGGATCGCGGTGCCCGGCGAGGGGCGTCGGTGCTCGCCGTCCTCGCGCCCCGCGCGAGCGGCTTCATTCCCCGTAGTCTTCGAGCTCCCGCGCGAGCGGCGCGGTCAGGGTCGGATCGGTGAACTGGAGGCCGACGCCGGGCGTTCGCACGCTGCCGTCCTGCTCCTCGCGCGCCGCGTGATACCAGGTGACGCGGGCTTCGAGCTCGTGGAGCGCTTCGCCGCCGGGGATCCGGAAGCGCACCTTCACGATCTCGCCGCGGGTCATGGCCAGGTCCGTCTGAAG
It encodes:
- a CDS encoding PilZ domain-containing protein; the protein is MARRTPKNTRKHRRMTVRILVDYQAQGGIHCDYATTLGAGGMFLQTDLAMTRGEIVKVRFRIPGGEALHELEARVTWYHAAREEQDGSVRTPGVGLQFTDPTLTAPLARELEDYGE